A DNA window from Centroberyx gerrardi isolate f3 chromosome 5, fCenGer3.hap1.cur.20231027, whole genome shotgun sequence contains the following coding sequences:
- the LOC139932238 gene encoding G-protein coupled receptor 61-like, translated as MEPMWNSSHPPPQLMSNMSASSLPEGWALSQSLALLAMLLMDLLAVVGNVAVMAVIAKAPQLHKFAFVFHLCLVDLLAALVLMPLGMLSSRAFFGEALCRSYLFLSVCLVSAAILSISVINVERYYYIIHPMRYEVKMTVGLVASVLVGIWVKALAMSALPLLAWFLQGGRTPLLESSGVGGGGGGAVPSPPAQGHRRCSLHWTGGGSNRMAFMVLFTLVYFLCPLLVILVVYCNMFKVARVAAMHHGPLPTWMDTPRRQRSESLSSRSTMVTSSGTGTGTGRATPQRPFGGGKAAAVLAAVGGQFLCCWLPYFSFHLYSALAASPPATLAPLEEVVTWIGYFCFTSNPFFYGCLNRQIREELGKHLPCLFRRAGAEEEDRLPSREGSIEENFLQFLQGTGCNLDPQNSHSTSSPKGEACCPVVQSQPSEPAQPIPIDFRIPGQIAEETSEFIETEQVKNNHIITDN; from the coding sequence ATGGAGCCGATGTGGAACTCCTCCCACCCACCTCCACAGCTCATGTCCAACatgtctgcctcctctctccccgaGGGCTGGGCTCTGTCCCAGTCGCTAGCCCTGCTGGCCATGCTGCTCATGGACCTGCTGGCTGTGGTGGGTAATGTGGCTGTCATGGCGGTCATTGCCAAGGCCCCGCAGCTCCATAAGTTTGCCTTTGTCTTCCACCTGTGCTTGGTGGACCTGCTGGCGGCCCTGGTGCTGATGCCCCTCGGCATGCTCTCAAGCCGAGCCTTCTTCGGGGAGGCCCTGTGCCGGAGCTACCTCTTCCTCAGTGTGTGCCTGGTCAGCGCTGCcatcctctctatctctgtcataAATGTGGAGCGTTATTACTACATCATACACCCGATGCGCTATGAAGTGAAGATGACTGTTGGCCTAGTAGCTTCAGTGCTGGTGGGGATATGGGTCAAAGCCTTGGCCATGTCCGCTCTGCCGCTGCTGGCTTGGTTCCTGCAGGGTGGAAGAACTCCTCTTCTGGAGAGCAGCGGGgtcgggggaggaggaggcggggccgTCCCCTCGCCCCCTGCTCAGGGTCACAGGCGGTGCTCACTGCATTGGACAGGAGGAGGCTCAAACCGCATGGCCTTCATGGTCCTCTTTACTCTAGTGTATTTCCTGTGTCCACTACTGGTCATTCTTGTTGTGTACTGCAATATGTTCAAAGTGGCTCGGGTGGCAGCCATGCACCATGGGCCCCTGCCCACCTGGATGGATACGCCTCGCCGCCAGCGGTCTGAATCACTCAGCAGCCGTTCCACCATGGTCACCAGCTCTGGGACGGGCACTGGGACAGGCAGAGCAACTCCACAGCGCCCCTTCGGGGGAGGAAAGGCTGCAGCAGTGTTGGCAGCAGTAGGTGGTCAGTTCCTTTGCTGCTGGCTGCCATATTTTTCCTTCCACCTGTACTCGGCACTGGCCGCCAGCCCTCCGGCCACGCTGGCCCCTCTGGAGGAGGTGGTTACCTGGATTGGCTACTTCTGCTTCACCTCTAATCCTTTCTTCTATGGCTGTCTTAACAGACAGATCCGTGAGGAGCTGGGCAAGCATCTGCCTTGCCTGTTTCGACGAGCaggggctgaggaggaggacagactgCCCAGCCGTGAAGGATCCATAGAGGAGAATTTCCTCCAGTTTCTTCAGGGCACTGGCTGTAACTTGGATCCTCAGAACTCCCACAGCACCTCTAGTCCTAAGGGGGAAGCTTGCTGCCCCGTGGTCCAGTCCCAACCATCTGAGCCTGCACAGCCCATACCCATTGATTTCCGAATCCCTGGACAAATTGCAGAGGAGACTTCAGAGTTTATTGAGACtgaacaggtgaaaaacaaCCATATAATTACAGACAATTAA